The DNA region TCTAAATTTACGGGGCACAACAGCTTTGTTGGCGTCTTGGCATATTTTTTACAAGGATGATTGAACTCAAATTTTAGGACTTTTCTTAAGAAAACAGGTACTAACTAGATTAATTCAGGTTTCGTATAATTGATAAATCTCTCAAGTCCAAAGCAAGTGTCAATATATTGTATTTCAATCCAACGAGTTTACGCTAGATTAAGCAGGGAAATTCAATAAAAAACAACAGTccaaaatcacatttttttgtGTGGACCTTTATTACAACTCACATTACAAACCAATCCAAAGGAATCCCTTTAATTTCCTGGATAGAAACTCCTTTTCTTAATTTTGCACATTTTTCCTACGCACACTGTCTAAAGATCTTCGAGGCCTTGTGCTTCCTTATGGGGCACGAAACAGATTGTATTAAACTTGCACAAGAAATCCATTTATACACATTCAAAGAAAGCCTTGAGAACTTAGCAGCGTGGAAGGTCCTTTGGTGGAGGCAGAATATTTTGATCTGATCCTGGCCCATCTTCCACTAAAAATGCTGTTTTTAGTCCCCAACCAGTATGCAACTCCAGATGACAGTGGAAGAACCAGACCCCTTCACAAAAAGTTGGATATGTCAAgtataaattttgaaataataaagaaaagttCATCAACGTAACTTAGTTTGAAAACTAGGTACCTGGATTATCAGCTCTGAACCGAATAGCAGTCCAACCACCAGTTGGAACACCAACAGTATTTCTTTCTATAGGATCAATCAAGTTATATTTTGCTGGATCTTTTTTGGGGTTAAAGTTTCCGAGGCCAGTTCCAACCACAAAGAAATTATAGCCATGGAGATGGAAAGGATGTGATTCCACCGACAACAAATTGGTGTCTTGGATTACTAATTCAACAGTGGAATTGAAAGCAATTTTGCTGATTCTTGTGCCTAGATTTGTCCTTAGGTTGGCTGTAAGGGGAGCCCCTGTAAAATTGAACGGAGTAGGTGGTTTGTCGGGGAAGTCTGGAGTGTACACACCCTTAATGTTGAAGTAATGAGATTGAAGAAGTGCAGTTTGTGGCATAGTAAAGGAAATGTTGTTCAGTGAAGCTGTTAGCCGAGTTCCATTTATACAGGTGGGACAAGGATTTATCCCTAGGCCAACTGTAAACAAGAGGCGTCGATCAACTTTTAGGGGAACGTTTGCTGGATATTTGGGTGTATTAAGGCTTTTGAGTTTAGAGCTATagctcaaggcaaagtctgagTCATTTTGTGCAGGCAAGGTTGGAAGTTTTGGCAGAACAATTTCTGGGATTCCCTTGTACTGAAATATAGCAGTAGCAGTCTTGTTATCCACACTGATTGGAGCATCCATGAAGGCCCTTGCAGCCATGAAGTATCTTCCTGGAACTTGGTTTGCACGAACCAGAACGTTTGTAGTCTGGCCTGGTGCAATCAGAATGGCCTCTGTGGTGAATGGTTTCGTGTAGACTGCATCAATTTCCACCACTGTGAAGGTATGATTAGCCAGGGCCAAAAAGAGCTCATCATTAAGAGCAGCGTTGACAATTCTCAACATGTATGTCTTtcctttttcaacttccatggCAAATGTATCTGAGAAAGAAATTCAAATAATTGAATTATGGTTAGAATGTGTATTGTTTGGATACAAAAGTTctgacaaccatatttattttGATACGATCGGGTTTGAATACTTTAATAAGCATCAATATCTTAATTCTTACGTTTCTCAGAACATGGAAAAAGAGGCCCTGGCTTTCCATTGATCGTGTGAGCATCAGACATATTAGGAGGTATACCCAATGCATTTCCTTGTTTCTCGACTTGTTCAACATCAGCATTCCACCATTCTCCTATCAAACATAAGCGATGTCATGTTTCGTTCATGCTTTTCCGTAACAGAACTTCAAGAAATTCTGGGGGTGAATTCTATATATATTAAAGAGTGTCAACGCTCACCTAGTACGAGTACTTCTTCCCTATCTGGTTGTGGAAAAGGGAAGGGAGTTCCTTGCTGTGGGAGGATGACTATTGCACCATAGACGGTTGCCCTTAGCCAAAGAATATGTGCATGCCACCATAAGGTTCCTCTTTGTCCTGTTACATTGAAGTCATAAACATAACTATTTCCTGTCTGGATAGGGCACTGAGTTATGTAAGCCGGTCCGTCTGCCCAACCATTACGATATTGTTTCAAACCATGCCTGCAAGAATCCGAATAGGAAAGTGTTTGACTTTGTGCCCCAGAAATTAGAGTCTTAAAATGGGTTTAGCAATTATCATCTGAATTTGATGTTCTTACCAATGGATAGACAAGTTATATTGTGCATAGTTAGTAACATTGATTTGAACTCTATCTCCTTCTCTAGCATATATATTTGGCCCCGGAAATCTCCCATTTACTGTTACCATTTGTTTTGCATGGCACAATCTGCTCACATTTGACACTTTAACCTGTAAAAGACAGAAAGTTGGCCATGATGAAAAAAGGAACCAAATGAGTGTataaaacaaacaacatttatgAACAAGAGTAACAAAAGCACATTATGAAGCACTAACATcaaattgatattttttaaGGGCAGCCTCAGCAGGTAGACAAATGAAACAGAGAAATCCAAAGACAAGGAAGCCTAAGAAACTTGTCTGCTTTGCCATTTTTCTTAATTGGCCACAAGCTGTGAGAGAATTGTGTGTATGAATGAGACAAAGGTGCAAGTAAGATGCATATTTATACAAGTGAAATGGCAAAGATACTTTGAGTTTTTCAGTTTGTTAAGGGGAGAAGATGTTGTAACAGAGATTAGGTAGAAAAGAATTTCAATGGGCACTGCAAAGCTTTGAAGCAAATACTGATGAAGACATTTTGTGAGCCATTGACTGGCGTAAAGGCTAAAATCAAAAGGCGAACACACTCAATCTAAAAGGGAGgagaagaatataaaatagtataTGAACTTACCTTAACGTAAAGAAAGAAGTAAGTTCACTGTTTGGTGCCATTGCATATGGTGGTGGACGTTAATTAGCATGTAAAACGAGACACACCCCTTAACTCCTTAAGGACCGTTTCTCTAACATCAGACTTTTCTTTCTGACAATACTACTAATTCTATGGATTTTAACTTACATACACCGAGCCCCGAGGTCAACTAAAGATAATTACTAGTAAACGTTCATTGAAAGTGGGATTAGTAACATGAGAAATACGACAGGCTACCTCTGCCACAGGTTGGAATTACTGATAGCCTTAAAAAAATTACTACTTCCTACACTGTTTGTGTATACAAGTTAAATTCATTCATGTCACCTCTATAACTGAAGGATAAATACACACAAAAAGGAGTAAAGTACTTAAGATTCTGCACAGACTTTTAAGTGCCGGTTTTACTTCTAAGGTTTAGTTGCTTTTCTTCATTTCGTAGAATTCTTGGCCACATTTTGCTTCGGGAAGCCTTAGATTTCACTTAAAAATATTCGGTTAAGGTTTCCTTAATTACATGCTCAGCTCTTTTACTACTAATTGTGTTATTTAAGGAAAGGGAATAacagaaaataaacaaaaagggAATATCACTTGAGAATCAGATGTATTGCACGTGTTAACTAACGGGGTTGGTGAGTgagtataaataaatattaaacaAAACTGGGGTGAAGTAGGCGTACATAAAAGGAATGGCGTATTTTTTCAggattgaattataatacttcaaGTTCATTTTGGTaggaaaaattatagaaaattattATTACTCTGTGAAATTACAAAATAGATAAAGTTTATTGATAGGGATCCATTCGAACTTCCCCAACGAGCTCATGGGAAATACTAGAAACGAATGGTAGTTGAAGACTCAGCTTCATATGCTGCTCAGTCGTAGCGATTGATTTAGACataaaaaaggaaggaaattgctaaaataaattataagtgCTCATTATGCTTGTATAAATAATCATGTACGCCTACTATATGTAATATGAGTATCAGTATTCGTTAGGTACTTTTTGATGGGTATTTTGGTTATCTGTGACTCTGAAATGACATCCTTCATGATACCAAACTTCCATTCTTTGGTCATCGTAATGTTATTTAAAAGAGTTCAATTTATGTACATGGCAAAATTAACACTATTCGATCACTTAAAAGATAGTTACAAGTAACTCTTTGTAAAAGGTGAAATTagtaacatgaaagaaaaaagacacTACTAAAATACCTGGtataattaatatattatataaaaattatctaCACTATCGATATACATAAATTAATTCCCATTTTTTATGAAGTGGAACTGTAACAGACTATAGTGAATAAGGGTAAAGATTGGAAGACATTTGATAGGTGTAAAATGTAAATAACCCTTCACCTCAAAAGTTTAGAGTGAACCTACAGTGATttatttaatgttattttaCAAATTAAACAAAATGCAAATATTAATATCATTTGATTCATACATTCTCAAATCAAAACATACAAGGTCTAACTTATGTTGAAGAATCAGCAGGTGAGTCGGGTGAGTTGTGATAGTTGACTTCATAAAAAGTTGTAATATATTACGGATTAATTTTGTGAACTTTATGCAATTAATCAAGCATTTTCATAATAGAAATACATTAAGATGCTGGAGAAGTTTCACACTATATTTGCCTTTTTCCTTAGATGACTTAAATCATATCCAGTAAATTGAGTAATAGAGAATGATGTTGGTAAGTAGCAGCTATTTGGGCTTTCCAGCAGCAAAGGAGGATGCAGCCCACTTTCACACTGTACCTAGCTTGGACTAACAAGAACCAATTTCTAGCCCAACTAGAGAAGTAATCGGCTGATCTACGCAAATGTCCTTTTTTATGTTGTACAAACATAGCCCTTGGAAAATTATTCTTATAATGTTAGTTCGGGTCTAATATTTGTTAATATATTACTCAACCTTATAAATAAGATCGTAAACTATCGTCTAAGATTTGTAATACCTCACAACATTTTAAATCGTGCGCTAACATTTTCTATTAGATTCCAATTTGCTCACTGGGGATCTTTAGACTGTGATCTAAAATATCCATAAATTAcaaagaaatatataaatagaaTCATTTGCCAAAAAGTTGTCCCAAAAAGGGACAATGATGGAAATTCTTAGAAAACAGTCACATGGGTCGAAAGTCTAATCTCGATTTATTAAGGGTGAATTGCATAAATCGGATCTTTAGGTACCCCGTTTAAATTGTTCTTGTCAAGAAAATTGTGCAAGAAACAGTTTCGCTAGAATCTAGAGCAAAATTATGCCAAGTCACCATAATTTCTTATTTGATATTGGCAAGACTTCAACAAGTTATGGTGATCATTATGATTTTGACCATACATGCTGACGGGGTAACTAGGATCTTTTCAAGACTTGTGGCTGAAATCCGGGCGATTCGTCAGCATTTGCGACCAAATTCTTGACGATCACCTTAACTTGTTCCGTAGCAAATAGGGatcttagtagctcagttggatGGCTAtttgaactttcaccttgttggtgagggtttgaATCCtacattgtaatcccctcccccatTTTCCCTTTccctacccctatgtaataaaaaaaaattgttccgTATGCAATACatttttgcttcaaaatctatcCAAATGACTCCAGATTTGATATTCAGCCTTCTATTAACACTCCCAACAATTTTCAATTGTTAGATTCAAATCAAACCTTCAAAAATTAATAGACACACATTGACGTCTTCTCTAAACAAGCCTTATTATAAAACTCAATAACAGTatcctttaattttttcaacTAAAACCAatcaaaaataattacaaataaaCAATGAAACTACAATTTTCTACATAACTACCTATAATTGTATATAATCAGCATTAATTGAGGATTTGAAAATTAAGTACTCGGCTACATTGAAATTCACTCCACTAACCAATGAAGGGAATTAATAAGTTACAAAGGTAGCTGATGAACAAAAGAATGGATATCCAGTTATAGGCACTTAATTTGGAGGGGTCTGAGGAATATAGAAAATAGGAAACATCAaagcactacaagaaagtatagaaatggcaataaaaaatttaatatttgaagtatagaaatggcaataaaaaatttaatatttggcaaaaacttaattttattattggcaaagaacttttttgttgtcaaaaaatttaattttgttgccatagtattaattattgttgcaaaaagtatttttggcaacaaaaaaaaattattgcacgttgttgcaataacagccgttgggaaaagtctatacaataaaaaaaaaattgttgtcaaaaatactttttgcaacaataatcaatttatggcaacaaaaataattttgttgcaaaatatattttttctcagAAAGCAGTAAGGCGAGCGGGCAAGACACTTACTTATAGGAATGGATGCTCAAACTTATTATCCACAAAGAGATACCTTATCCTCAGCGAACATTATATCAGGTAATTTTATGAAAACCGGACATAGCGTAAAACCGAAGCCAAGGATGACCGGACGGGAGAAGCGAGGAACGCGCTTCGATGACATTCGAGTCGAACCGAGTAGCGCTTGTACCGAGCCGAGCCGGGCGAGCCGCTTGCCGCGAGCCGAGCAAGGGCGGTCCCGTATGGCCCCGTACGTCGGGCCGGTGATAATCGTCGGCCCGGTGGTCGTTGGTCCGTATAGCCGTTGCATGCGAGCCGCGCGCGCAGTGTCCCCGCCCCGCCGCCCACCAACCACGCGTGTCGACGCGCGCCTCGTCAccaaatcccaccaaatccgttcGTAGCcgtccttgttattattatttttattcatttcacaTCGTATGAAGCCCACGGAGGCCGCACTATAAATAGGGACACCCCCCTCCTTTCGAGCGGGGTTGGCTCCTTtacatttcaagaacatttgtAAGAAAAGAATCTCATATACTTGCTCTCCCTTTCATTTACTCTACCAAGGCCGTTTTTCCTTTTCAAGGATTATTGCTAATCGTATAATACAAAGCGTCATAAAGATCTACACATCTTTGGCCGCTCCATCGAGAGCCTCCTAATCTCTATTTCCTTTAACTTACATACGCGGTTGAACAAAgacatatcctatacccacttacaaattcaaccGATTACCCAATTTCTGGTAACAATGGCGCCCACgcggggctaggataatagttctAGTCTCGATTCTATCAAACTCATTTAAACCGCGACCCTCGTTCGCCCCTCGTCAAAAACGATCCATGGGTCGACGCTTCGGCAATCCGTGGCCACGTTAACAACACCGAAATTGTAGCAAGAAAAAATCGAGGCGCGAGCACCGGGCCGCCGAACTCGCCGACCCGAACCCCGTCGACTCGAGTGAGTGGCTCGACCGGCAAAACACCGTGGATCGGAGAATGCCGCCCTTCCGCCACGGATCCCCTAAGAACTCATAACTCCGTTACGCCGTCTCGACCCAAGGCCGAAGAACCGAGTCACCGAATGACGCATTAATTTGCGTCTCGATTTTCGAAATGTCACAGAACAAAGAACAACAATTGCCGAGCAAGGAATGGCGATCGCCCGGTTACAAGAAGCGACGAGGGGAAGTCGGGGTTTAAAAGGCAAAGTGGTATAGTGGAAAGCGAAGAAACGAACAGCCGGGTGGTCGAGAGCGACGCGTCGCGGGGCCCGTTTTTCCACCGAGGTCCTAAAAATGCTCGAGACTTTGGCAAAACGGGTGGATTCGACCGAGAAGAAGGTCGAGACGTATAACTCTCGGGGGATCGGGACACGGGGGCTCCGCGCCGGGCGGGGCCGAATTCGAAAAGACACATCCAAAGGCCTTTTCCACCGAGCGCACCGAAACCGATCCCGAAAAGTGTTCGAATGCCCGACATCCGTAAATACGACGCACAACCGACCCGCACGAAAGACGCGACCTCATATGCTCGCGCCATGCTGGCAATGATATGGAAGAAGACGAAATTGAATCGCATCGCCGAAAAGCCTGGGGGAAACCTCGCTGCGCGAGCGTGACACGGTACGACCATTTACCCGAACACTCGATCACTTCGTGCTCGAAATGCCGGCCGACGCCTTCGCGAAGGCGCACGCCGTGCCATCAAGGTGTGCCCGTAAGGCCGACATCTTTCCTGGACACACAAAGGGACGACGAGTTACCGAGGAGTTTGTCTCCGGCCCAGTAGGGAACGGATGGAATTACCCCCGTGCCGTGTTAACGGGCCGCACGTGTGCCACGAAAGGGCTCAATATGCTAAGTTCGGCCGCCTCGGCCAAATCAAGGAAAACTGTTAGAATACGAGGCCGTAACACGGGCCGATGTCCACAATCGATATGAATCGAAGATTCGGCAGTGAGGACCACTTTCGAGCTCTCTCCAAAAGAAAGTCAAAGATGAACGAAGCTTCGAGAAACCGAGAAAGTGGTCACGAAGCAAAATCCGAATCGGCTAAAGAAAGGTTTCTGCCATACTCGCACCGAGCGATCAAATTTCAAAACGGAAAAACCGCGGAGGCTCCAGCCACCCCTCCGGTCGGGTGCATCGGACACGCGCCCGCCGAATAACCGGGCCCTCGCTCAGAGCGAAACCGGAGTTCAGACGAAGAATAAAGGTCCTCCGAGATTTCGAATACAACTTCAACGCGCACTTGGACCTCGTCTCCCGCCCGCTTCTGGCCGTGCTCTTCGATGTTCGGTGGCCAAAGCCGTTGGCGACGATCCGGACAACGGGACCCGAGCATGGTTTGTGAATATCACGGGACCCACGGTCACAAAACCGAGGATTGCCGCCAATCGAGAGAAGAGTGGGTCTGGCGTGTTGAAAACGGTCACCTCCGAGATTTACTGAGCGAACGAGCTAAAAGCCATTACAAGGAAAGAGAAGTTCATCGAAGTGATCGAACCTACGAACACCAAAGATGTGATCAACATGATAGCTCGGGGAGTGACACCCCTAGACGCCCGTAGCCGAAACCGACTAAGATTTCCATCGTTTGAAAAGCGAACCCGAGACCATTTATCCGAGCTTCCATCTCCTTCGACGACGCGGACGAAGAGGGCGTCATTCAACCACACAATGACGCATTGGTAATTTTCGTACTTATCTTTAAAACTATGGTTAAACGTATCTTGATTGATCCAGTGTAGTTCTACCCAACATAATTCGACGGAGAGTGATCGAACAGCTAGTAGGGTCGCTCGATCGAATCGTACCTAAGAACCCGGATACCGCGTGGTTCAACATGGCGAGCGAAACCACAAAGGGAGATCTCACCGCCCGCGAGCATCGAGGCCACCATTCAACAAACCCCGTTTACGTGATCGGCGGGGACGGCGCACAACGCATTATCGTGCGTACCTTGGATACATAGTACGAGGGCGGTGCCTTCAACATTGCATCAAATGCTCGAAATTCCCCACCTGTGCAGGGAGTGAAACCGTCCGCGCGAGCAACCCGCAGCAAAGGAGATGTTCGCCGGGTAAGAACCTTCAAGACCCCGCCGAGGAACCGTCCTCCAGGGGGAGGTTCGACCCGGACGCCCCCAATAGCAATCAAAGAATATCGGGAGGACCCGGAAAGACGGAGACGATGACCGGGATGCCCCGATCTTTTGTCACACCGTATGACCTTTGGACGCAACCAAGTCGACCAGAAGAAGCCGGAGCAGCATCATCCCGTTCGAGTTCCTACCAGACAGAAGGTATACTCCGGGCACGGCCACCCCGAGCTCGTGCACAAGTTAATCGAATTTCTTCGAGCTAACGCCGATTGCTTTGCATGGTCACATAGACATGTATACGACAGTATATCGGTAAGAGCTTCACACAAGCTCACTGACTCGCATAAGTTCTCCTGCATGGGGTAAAGGAGGCCCATGCCCGAGTCGGCTGATGCCTTCATCAAGGACTATGTAACAAAAGCTTTTAAATATCGGGTTCTATCCGGAGGCGAAATGTCTGGTCAAGCCGCAAGGGCGGTGGTacccaaaaaaggtaataaattttgATGTGTGtcgattataaagatttaaacaaggCGTGTTCTAAGGATTCATTCCCGTTGCCGCACATCGATAATGATCGATGGTATCGTCTTGACATgaaatgttaagttttctcgacgcTTACTCCGGTATAACCAATCCGACGCACccgaggatcaagagaaaacgtCCTTCGTAACCCGATACGGACTCATCGTTACAACGTCATGCCTTTCGACTAAAAATGCCgcgcaacttaccaacgcctagttaacgaaATGTTCGAACAACATGTAGGAAAACGACGGAAGTTTATGTCGACGATATGGTTGTTAAGTCCCccggaaacagaggaccatttaaagcatttgcaCAGAAACCTTCGACGTGCTCCGCGTATACAATACGAAGCTTAACCCGAGAAAGGCGCCTTCGGAGCGAGGTCCGGTGTTTTTGGGTTT from Lycium ferocissimum isolate CSIRO_LF1 chromosome 2, AGI_CSIRO_Lferr_CH_V1, whole genome shotgun sequence includes:
- the LOC132046542 gene encoding laccase-11-like — translated: MAKQTSFLGFLVFGFLCFICLPAEAALKKYQFDVKVSNVSRLCHAKQMVTVNGRFPGPNIYAREGDRVQINVTNYAQYNLSIHWHGLKQYRNGWADGPAYITQCPIQTGNSYVYDFNVTGQRGTLWWHAHILWLRATVYGAIVILPQQGTPFPFPQPDREEVLVLGEWWNADVEQVEKQGNALGIPPNMSDAHTINGKPGPLFPCSEKHTFAMEVEKGKTYMLRIVNAALNDELFLALANHTFTVVEIDAVYTKPFTTEAILIAPGQTTNVLVRANQVPGRYFMAARAFMDAPISVDNKTATAIFQYKGIPEIVLPKLPTLPAQNDSDFALSYSSKLKSLNTPKYPANVPLKVDRRLLFTVGLGINPCPTCINGTRLTASLNNISFTMPQTALLQSHYFNIKGVYTPDFPDKPPTPFNFTGAPLTANLRTNLGTRISKIAFNSTVELVIQDTNLLSVESHPFHLHGYNFFVVGTGLGNFNPKKDPAKYNLIDPIERNTVGVPTGGWTAIRFRADNPGVWFFHCHLELHTGWGLKTAFLVEDGPGSDQNILPPPKDLPRC